Proteins from one Calditrichota bacterium genomic window:
- a CDS encoding dUTPase translates to MDLLRVIFDKQHELNKRILKERHNQDYDEICDQNKDDIETIKSRVEWLLNYNRAQIHESIEMEDDLPWKWWKDKDKIDWENIRMELIDELHFWVSKCQLVGLDPDGLTELYMKKNQLNQIRQDKGYGSKYDKVDEHGVEDNKRIDDIIKKNS, encoded by the coding sequence AACATGAACTAAATAAGCGGATTTTAAAAGAACGTCATAACCAGGATTATGACGAAATCTGTGATCAAAACAAAGATGATATTGAAACGATAAAAAGTCGTGTTGAATGGTTGCTGAATTATAACCGTGCCCAGATACACGAATCGATTGAAATGGAAGATGATTTGCCATGGAAATGGTGGAAAGATAAAGATAAGATTGATTGGGAAAACATCCGCATGGAGCTTATTGATGAGCTTCATTTTTGGGTTAGTAAATGTCAGCTTGTTGGTCTTGATCCGGATGGCTTGACAGAATTATATATGAAGAAAAACCAGCTAAACCAAATCCGCCAGGATAAAGGTTATGGCAGCAAATATGATAAAGTAGATGAGCATGGTGTTGAAGATAATAAGCGCATTGATGACATCATTAAGAAAAATTCATGA